One region of Trachemys scripta elegans isolate TJP31775 chromosome 8, CAS_Tse_1.0, whole genome shotgun sequence genomic DNA includes:
- the EFCAB9 gene encoding EF-hand calcium-binding domain-containing protein 9, which produces MRLKPGCFLQFLYLDKIYCLLSVRNARALAEYFQLLDVHKKNTLNDLQLYHFLRYVTDLTKKQIMLVFDLLDWNATGEIGFDEFYMLVCILMSHENHLEKQFIYQHSGPVFELLDMDGGHTVGPREFQATRFLFNIKKQELEKIFKDFDVSGDEQLNYKEFKMFTIFCIDRQQKKEEKKKKKLNEEIPESSGADLTEISMHQLHL; this is translated from the exons ATGAGGCTGAAACCTGGATGTTTTCTGCAGTTTCTGTATTTAGATAAAATATACTGTTTATTATCAGTGAGAAATGCTAGGGCACTTGCAGAATATTTCCAACTCCTAGATGTTCATAAAAAGAATACTTTGAATG ATCTGCAGCTTTATCACTTTCTCCGTTATGTGACTGACCTGACAAAGAAGCAGATCATGCTGGTGTTTGATTTGCTAGACTGGAATGCCACAGGGGAGATTGGCTTTGACGAGTTCTACATGCTGGTGTGCATCCTGATGTCTCATGAG AACCACCTGGAAAAGCAGTTCATTTATCAACACTCTGGGCCTGTGTTTGAGCTGCTGGACATGGATGGAGGACACACAGTTGGCCCTAGGGAGTTCCAAGCCACTAGGTTCCTCTTTAACATCAAGAAGCAAGAGCTTGAAAAGATATTCAAGGACTTTGATGTCTCTGGAGATGAG CAACTGAACTACAAGGAGTTCAAGATGTTTACAATCTTCTGCATTGACAGACAAcagaaaaaggaggagaaaaagaagaagaagttgAATGAAGAGATTCCAGAATCATCTGGGGCAGACCTCACCGAGATCAGCATGCATCAACTACACTTGTAA